In Pseudomonas sp. GCEP-101, one DNA window encodes the following:
- the phoR gene encoding phosphate regulon sensor histidine kinase PhoR, producing the protein MTQNWSGVLIRHLLLVVAGGALLGLVTGQYGWAIAVALGAYLGWSTWQLLRLHKWLKNHQPDEAPPDGYGLWGEVFDSIYHLQRRNQRARGRLQAVIDRMQESTAALRDGMILLDRDGNLEWWNQSAERLLGLKSPQDGGQPVTNLVRHPRFKEYFEAEDYREPLELTSPINDNLRLQFHITLYGAGEHLMLVRDVTRVHQLEQMRKDFVANVSHELRTPLTVIAGYLETLLDNVEDVNPRWTRALQQMQQQAGRMQNLLNDLLLLAKLEATDYPADNKPVAVDLMLLSIRNDAQALSGARNHRISLEADAKVKLKGSEAELRSAFSNLVFNAVKYTPDEGEIRIRWWADEQGAHLAVQDSGIGIDPKHLPRLTERFYRVDSSRNASTGGTGLGLAIVKHVLLRHRGTLDISSVPGKGSSFTCHFPPQQVESRA; encoded by the coding sequence GTGACCCAGAACTGGAGTGGCGTGCTGATACGCCACCTGCTGCTCGTCGTCGCCGGCGGCGCATTGCTCGGGCTGGTGACCGGCCAGTACGGCTGGGCCATCGCCGTGGCGCTGGGCGCCTACCTCGGCTGGTCGACCTGGCAACTGCTGCGCCTGCACAAGTGGCTGAAGAACCACCAGCCCGACGAGGCCCCGCCCGATGGCTACGGCCTGTGGGGCGAGGTGTTCGACAGCATCTACCACCTGCAGCGGCGCAACCAGCGCGCCCGCGGGCGCCTGCAAGCGGTGATCGACCGCATGCAGGAATCCACCGCGGCGCTGCGCGACGGCATGATCCTGCTCGACCGCGACGGCAACCTGGAGTGGTGGAACCAGTCCGCCGAGCGCCTGCTGGGGCTCAAGAGCCCGCAGGACGGCGGCCAGCCGGTGACCAACCTGGTGCGCCATCCGCGCTTCAAGGAATATTTCGAGGCCGAGGACTACCGCGAGCCGCTGGAACTCACGTCGCCGATCAACGACAACCTGCGCTTGCAGTTCCACATCACCCTCTATGGCGCCGGCGAGCACCTGATGCTGGTGCGAGACGTGACCCGCGTCCACCAGCTGGAACAGATGCGCAAGGACTTCGTCGCCAACGTCTCCCACGAGCTGCGCACGCCTCTGACGGTGATCGCCGGCTACCTGGAGACGCTGCTGGACAACGTCGAGGACGTGAACCCGCGCTGGACCCGCGCGCTGCAGCAGATGCAGCAGCAGGCCGGGCGCATGCAGAACCTGCTCAACGACCTGCTCCTGCTGGCCAAGCTGGAAGCCACCGATTACCCCGCGGACAACAAGCCGGTGGCGGTGGACCTGATGCTGTTGTCGATCCGCAACGACGCCCAGGCGCTGTCCGGGGCGCGCAACCACCGCATCAGCCTGGAGGCGGATGCGAAGGTGAAACTCAAGGGCAGCGAGGCCGAGCTGCGCAGCGCCTTCTCCAACCTGGTGTTCAACGCCGTGAAGTACACCCCCGACGAGGGCGAGATCCGCATTCGCTGGTGGGCGGACGAGCAAGGCGCGCACCTGGCCGTGCAGGACAGCGGCATCGGCATCGACCCCAAGCACCTGCCGCGCCTGACCGAGCGCTTCTACCGCGTGGATTCCAGCCGCAACGCCAGCACCGGCGGCACCGGGCTGGGCCTGGCCATCGTCAAGCACGTGCTGCTGCGCCACCGCGGCACCCTGGACATCAGCAGCGTGCCGGGCAAGGGCAGCAGCTTCACCTGCCACTTTCCGCCGCAACAGGTGGAAAGCCGCGCATAA
- a CDS encoding hemolysin family protein yields MDPSPSSNFLTYFADFGLILFALFLVVLNGFFVAAEFAMVKLRSTRVETIANQHGWRGTILRKVHNQLDAYLSACQLGITLASLGLGWVGEPAFAELLEPLLAAVGVHSEEVIRGVSFFTAFFIISYLHIVVGELAPKSWAIRKPELLSLWTAVPLYLFYWLMYPAIWLLNASANAILKIAGQGEPGPHHEHHYSRDELKLILHSSRAHDPSDQGMRVLASAVELGELEVVDWANSREDLVYLERNAPLDDILATIRRHKYSRYPVYDSEKGEFIGLLHIKDLLLALATLDSLPESFDLDELTHPLEKVTKHLPLARLLEQFRQGGSHFALVEEADHKIVGYLTMEDVLEVLVGDIQDEHRKAERGIVAYQPGKLLVRGDTPLFKLERLLSVDLDHVEADTLAGLVYDTLKRVPEEEEVLDTEGLRIIVKKMKGPKIVLAKVVKLD; encoded by the coding sequence ATGGACCCTTCCCCTAGTAGCAACTTCCTCACCTATTTCGCCGATTTCGGCCTGATCCTGTTCGCCCTGTTCCTCGTCGTGCTCAACGGCTTCTTCGTCGCCGCCGAGTTCGCCATGGTCAAGCTGCGCTCGACCCGCGTGGAGACCATCGCCAACCAGCACGGCTGGCGCGGCACCATCCTGCGCAAGGTGCACAACCAGCTCGACGCCTACCTCTCCGCCTGCCAGCTGGGCATCACCCTGGCCTCCCTGGGCCTGGGCTGGGTCGGCGAGCCGGCCTTCGCCGAGCTGCTCGAACCGCTGCTGGCCGCGGTCGGCGTGCACTCCGAGGAAGTCATCCGCGGCGTGTCGTTCTTCACCGCCTTCTTCATCATTTCCTACCTGCACATCGTGGTCGGCGAGCTGGCGCCCAAGTCCTGGGCGATCCGCAAGCCGGAGCTGCTATCGCTGTGGACGGCGGTGCCGCTGTACCTGTTCTACTGGCTGATGTACCCGGCCATCTGGCTGCTCAATGCCAGCGCCAACGCCATCCTGAAGATCGCCGGCCAGGGCGAGCCGGGGCCGCACCACGAGCATCACTACAGCCGTGACGAGCTCAAGCTCATCCTGCACTCCAGCCGCGCCCACGACCCCAGCGACCAGGGCATGCGCGTGCTGGCCTCGGCGGTGGAGCTGGGTGAGCTGGAAGTGGTGGACTGGGCCAATTCCCGCGAGGACCTGGTCTACCTGGAGCGCAACGCGCCGCTGGACGACATCCTCGCCACCATCCGCCGTCACAAGTACAGCCGCTACCCGGTGTACGACAGCGAGAAAGGCGAGTTCATCGGCCTGCTGCACATCAAGGACCTGCTGCTGGCGCTGGCCACCCTGGACAGCCTGCCGGAGTCCTTCGACCTCGACGAGCTGACCCACCCGCTGGAGAAGGTCACCAAGCACCTGCCGCTGGCGCGCCTGCTGGAGCAGTTCCGCCAGGGCGGCTCGCACTTCGCGCTGGTGGAGGAAGCCGACCACAAGATCGTCGGCTACCTGACCATGGAAGACGTGCTGGAGGTGCTGGTCGGCGACATCCAGGACGAACACCGCAAGGCCGAGCGCGGCATCGTCGCCTACCAGCCCGGCAAGCTGCTGGTGCGCGGCGACACCCCACTGTTCAAGCTGGAGCGCCTGCTGAGCGTCGACCTGGACCACGTCGAGGCGGATACCCTCGCCGGCCTGGTTTACGACACGCTCAAGCGCGTACCGGAGGAAGAGGAAGTGCTGGATACCGAGGGCCTGCGCATCATCGTGAAGAAGATGAAGGGCCCGAAGATCGTCCTCGCCAAGGTGGTGAAGCTCGACTGA
- a CDS encoding M23 family metallopeptidase, which translates to MLGRSILLCGLLAASGTASAVTIYKYTDANGVVTYTDKAVPGAAVFVFRDRMVEHLEEQVKLETKKHAGGETLQVRNDLYAPVEVELSVTGAQNAVGAPAKPIRWVLPPRSSIRLATLAPRDPSKPMRYKPKLTYALGDPRPTPQSYQYALPWVGGPFRLTQGANGRYSHFTPKGRYAMDIAMPVGTPIIAARGGTVVKVENSQNGRGKNPSGNFVRILHDDGTMGVYLHLMRGSVLVREGQRVATGSPLAKSGNTGNSSGPHLHFVVQRNVGLDLVSIPYDFAQPVDTLPNFAVVREH; encoded by the coding sequence ATGCTAGGGCGCAGTATCCTCCTGTGCGGTCTCTTGGCCGCATCCGGAACGGCTTCGGCCGTCACCATCTACAAGTACACCGACGCCAACGGCGTGGTCACCTACACGGACAAGGCCGTGCCGGGCGCGGCTGTGTTCGTTTTCCGTGATCGCATGGTCGAGCACCTGGAAGAGCAGGTGAAGCTGGAGACGAAGAAGCACGCCGGCGGCGAAACGCTGCAGGTGCGCAACGACCTCTACGCACCGGTGGAGGTGGAGCTGAGCGTGACGGGCGCGCAGAACGCCGTCGGCGCGCCGGCGAAACCGATTCGCTGGGTGCTGCCGCCGCGCAGTTCGATCCGCCTCGCTACCCTCGCCCCGCGGGACCCGAGCAAGCCGATGCGCTACAAGCCCAAGCTCACCTATGCCCTGGGTGACCCACGGCCCACACCGCAGTCCTACCAGTACGCCTTGCCCTGGGTGGGCGGCCCGTTCCGCCTGACCCAGGGCGCCAACGGCCGTTACAGCCATTTCACGCCCAAGGGGCGCTATGCCATGGACATCGCCATGCCGGTGGGCACGCCGATCATCGCCGCGCGCGGCGGTACCGTGGTGAAAGTCGAAAACAGCCAGAACGGGCGTGGCAAGAACCCCTCCGGCAACTTCGTGCGCATCCTCCACGACGACGGCACCATGGGGGTGTACCTGCACCTGATGCGCGGCTCGGTGCTGGTGCGTGAGGGCCAGCGCGTCGCCACCGGCTCGCCGCTGGCGAAGTCGGGCAACACCGGCAACAGCAGCGGCCCGCACCTGCACTTCGTGGTGCAGCGCAACGTCGGCCTGGACCTCGTCTCGATTCCCTACGACTTCGCCCAGCCGGTGGATACGCTGCCGAATTTCGCGGTGGTCCGGGAGCACTGA